A section of the Pseudorasbora parva isolate DD20220531a chromosome 2, ASM2467924v1, whole genome shotgun sequence genome encodes:
- the LOC137047422 gene encoding zinc finger protein 585A-like isoform X2 has product MAFIKEENEDLKIENVFSLKHEETEERTGQTHRKTPGEVTDPRDTTIKMAFIKEENEDLKIENVFSLKHEETEEQTDQMALKEESHELNKKEEEKDLYDKHDFMTGEKSIQAKKTSSQKRAQKTGTKRYFTCQQCGRKFTGKGSLIIHMRIHTGEKPYTCQQCGKSFTHKTSLKSHMRVHTGEKPYTCQQCGKSFSEKINFIAHMRIHTGESLFTCQLCGKSFTHKGTLEVHMRVHSGEKPYICQQCGKSFKHKGTLEVHMRVHSGEKPYICQQCGKSFKHKGTLEVHMRVHTGEKPYTCQQCGKSFSEKGTLDRHIRVHTGEKPYTCQQCGKSFKQKLSLDRHIRVHTGEKPYTCQHCGKSFKQKRSLDSHMRAYTGEKPYTCQQCGKRFTDKGTLKVHMRVHTGEKPYTCQQCGKCFTDKKTLKVHMRVHTGEKPYTCQQCGKCFRHKISLDSHMRVHTGEKAYTCQQCGKYFTYKGNLNVHIRVHTGEKPYTCQQCGKCFRHKISLNRHIRVHTGKIPYTCQQCGKSFKHKITLASHMKVHIGEKPYTCQQCGKSFKHKITLDSHMKVHIGEKPYTCQQCGKCFKHKITLDSHMKVHIGMKPYICQQCGKCFCEKGALDRHMKVHTGEKPYSCQECGKSFKYKRNLDRHMRVHTGEKPYTCQQCGKSFKHKISLDSHMRVHTGEKPYTCQQCGKFFTDKGTLDRHMRVHTGEKPYTCQQCGKCFTYKGNLKVHMRVHTGEKSYTCQQCGKSFRHKISLDRHMRVHSEEKPYTCQQCGKSFKHKGNLDSHMKVHIEASPFACQHCVKCFTHKRNLDSHMRVHAVVGV; this is encoded by the coding sequence ATCAAATGGCATTGAAAGAGGAAAGTCATGAACTTAATAAAAAGGAAGAAGAGAAAGACCTTTAtgataaacatgatttcatgaCTGGAGAAAAATCGATACAGGCTAAAAAGACTTCCTCACAAAAAAGAGCTCAAAAGACAGGAACTAAAAGAtatttcacctgccaacagtgtggaaggAAGTTCACTGGAAAAGGAAGCCTTATaatccacatgagaattcacactggagagaagccttacacttgccaacagtgtggaaagagttttacaCATAAAACAAGCCTTAAAagtcacatgagagttcacactggagagaagccatacacttgccaacagtgtggaaagagtttcagtgaaaaaataaactttatagcccacatgagaattcacactggagagagctTATTCACCTGCCAactgtgtggaaagagtttcacacaTAAAGGAACCCTTGAAGTCCACATGCGAGTTCactctggagagaagccttacatctgccaacagtgtggaaagagtttcaaacaTAAAGGAACCCTTGAAGTCCACATGCGAGTTCactctggagagaagccttacatctgccaacagtgtggaaagagtttcaaacaTAAAGGAACGCTTGaagtccacatgagagttcacactggagagaagccttacacctgccaacagtgtggaaagagtttcagtgaAAAAGGAACCCTTGACAGGCACAttagagttcacactggagaaaaaccttacacctgccaacagtgtggaaagagtttcaaacaAAAATTAAGCCTTGACAGGCACAttagagttcacactggagagaaaccttacacctgccaacactgtggaaagagtttcaaacaAAAAAGAAGCCTAGACAGTCACATGAGAGCttacactggagagaaaccttacacctgccaacagtgtggaaagcgTTTCACTGATAAAGGAACCCTTAAagttcacatgagagttcacactggagagaaaccgtacacctgccaacagtgtggaaagtgtTTCACTGATAAAAAAACCCTTAAagttcacatgagagttcacactggagagaaaccttacacctgccaacagtgtggaaagtgtTTCAGACATAAAATAAGCCTTGACAGTCACATGAGagtccacactggagagaaagcttacacctgccaacagtgtggaaagtaTTTcacttataaaggaaaccttaaTGTTCACAtcagagttcacactggagagaaaccttacacatgccaacagtgtggaaagtgtTTCAGACATAAAATAAGCCTCAACAGGCACAttagagttcacactggaaagataccttacacctgccaacagtgtggaaagagtttcaaacaTAAAATAACCCTTGCCAGTCACATGAAAGTTCACATTGGAGAGaaaccttacacctgccaacagtgtggaaagagtttcaaacaTAAAATAACCCTTGACAGTCACATGAAAGTTCACATTGGAGAGaaaccttacacctgccaacagtgtggaaagtgtTTCAAACATAAAATAACCCTTGACAGTCACATGAAAGTTCACATTGGAATGAAACCTTAcatctgccaacagtgtggaaagtgtTTCTGTGAAAAAGGAGCCCTTGACAGGCACATGaaagttcacactggagagaaaccttacaGCTGCCaagagtgtggaaagagtttcaaatataaaagaAACCTTGACAggcacatgagagttcacactggagagaaaccttacacctgccaacagtgtggaaagagtttcaaacaTAAAATAAGCCTTGACagtcacatgagagttcacactggagagaaaccttacacctgccaacagtgtggaaagttTTTCACTGATAAAGGAACCCTTGACAggcacatgagagttcacactggagagaaaccttacaCCTGTCAACAGTGCGGAAAGTGTTTcacttataaaggaaaccttaaagttcacatgagagttcacactggagagaaatcTTACacatgccaacagtgtggaaagagtttcagacATAAAATAAGCCTCGACAGGCACATGAGAGTTCATTCTGAAGAGaaaccttacacctgccaacagtgtggaaagagtttcaaacaTAAAGGAAACCTTGACAGTCACATGAAAGTTCACATTGAAGCGAGCCCATTCGCCTGCCAACATTGTGTAAAGTGTTTCACACATAAAAGAAACCTTGACagtcacatgagagttcacgcTGTAGTAGGGGTGTAA
- the LOC137047422 gene encoding zinc finger protein 850-like isoform X3 — translation MAFIKEENEDLKIENVFSLKHEETEEQTDQMALKEESHELNKKEEEKDLYDKHDFMTGEKSIQAKKTSSQKRAQKTGTKRYFTCQQCGRKFTGKGSLIIHMRIHTGEKPYTCQQCGKSFTHKTSLKSHMRVHTGEKPYTCQQCGKSFSEKINFIAHMRIHTGESLFTCQLCGKSFTHKGTLEVHMRVHSGEKPYICQQCGKSFKHKGTLEVHMRVHSGEKPYICQQCGKSFKHKGTLEVHMRVHTGEKPYTCQQCGKSFSEKGTLDRHIRVHTGEKPYTCQQCGKSFKQKLSLDRHIRVHTGEKPYTCQHCGKSFKQKRSLDSHMRAYTGEKPYTCQQCGKRFTDKGTLKVHMRVHTGEKPYTCQQCGKCFTDKKTLKVHMRVHTGEKPYTCQQCGKCFRHKISLDSHMRVHTGEKAYTCQQCGKYFTYKGNLNVHIRVHTGEKPYTCQQCGKCFRHKISLNRHIRVHTGKIPYTCQQCGKSFKHKITLASHMKVHIGEKPYTCQQCGKSFKHKITLDSHMKVHIGEKPYTCQQCGKCFKHKITLDSHMKVHIGMKPYICQQCGKCFCEKGALDRHMKVHTGEKPYSCQECGKSFKYKRNLDRHMRVHTGEKPYTCQQCGKSFKHKISLDSHMRVHTGEKPYTCQQCGKFFTDKGTLDRHMRVHTGEKPYTCQQCGKCFTYKGNLKVHMRVHTGEKSYTCQQCGKSFRHKISLDRHMRVHSEEKPYTCQQCGKSFKHKGNLDSHMKVHIEASPFACQHCVKCFTHKRNLDSHMRVHAVVGV, via the coding sequence ATCAAATGGCATTGAAAGAGGAAAGTCATGAACTTAATAAAAAGGAAGAAGAGAAAGACCTTTAtgataaacatgatttcatgaCTGGAGAAAAATCGATACAGGCTAAAAAGACTTCCTCACAAAAAAGAGCTCAAAAGACAGGAACTAAAAGAtatttcacctgccaacagtgtggaaggAAGTTCACTGGAAAAGGAAGCCTTATaatccacatgagaattcacactggagagaagccttacacttgccaacagtgtggaaagagttttacaCATAAAACAAGCCTTAAAagtcacatgagagttcacactggagagaagccatacacttgccaacagtgtggaaagagtttcagtgaaaaaataaactttatagcccacatgagaattcacactggagagagctTATTCACCTGCCAactgtgtggaaagagtttcacacaTAAAGGAACCCTTGAAGTCCACATGCGAGTTCactctggagagaagccttacatctgccaacagtgtggaaagagtttcaaacaTAAAGGAACCCTTGAAGTCCACATGCGAGTTCactctggagagaagccttacatctgccaacagtgtggaaagagtttcaaacaTAAAGGAACGCTTGaagtccacatgagagttcacactggagagaagccttacacctgccaacagtgtggaaagagtttcagtgaAAAAGGAACCCTTGACAGGCACAttagagttcacactggagaaaaaccttacacctgccaacagtgtggaaagagtttcaaacaAAAATTAAGCCTTGACAGGCACAttagagttcacactggagagaaaccttacacctgccaacactgtggaaagagtttcaaacaAAAAAGAAGCCTAGACAGTCACATGAGAGCttacactggagagaaaccttacacctgccaacagtgtggaaagcgTTTCACTGATAAAGGAACCCTTAAagttcacatgagagttcacactggagagaaaccgtacacctgccaacagtgtggaaagtgtTTCACTGATAAAAAAACCCTTAAagttcacatgagagttcacactggagagaaaccttacacctgccaacagtgtggaaagtgtTTCAGACATAAAATAAGCCTTGACAGTCACATGAGagtccacactggagagaaagcttacacctgccaacagtgtggaaagtaTTTcacttataaaggaaaccttaaTGTTCACAtcagagttcacactggagagaaaccttacacatgccaacagtgtggaaagtgtTTCAGACATAAAATAAGCCTCAACAGGCACAttagagttcacactggaaagataccttacacctgccaacagtgtggaaagagtttcaaacaTAAAATAACCCTTGCCAGTCACATGAAAGTTCACATTGGAGAGaaaccttacacctgccaacagtgtggaaagagtttcaaacaTAAAATAACCCTTGACAGTCACATGAAAGTTCACATTGGAGAGaaaccttacacctgccaacagtgtggaaagtgtTTCAAACATAAAATAACCCTTGACAGTCACATGAAAGTTCACATTGGAATGAAACCTTAcatctgccaacagtgtggaaagtgtTTCTGTGAAAAAGGAGCCCTTGACAGGCACATGaaagttcacactggagagaaaccttacaGCTGCCaagagtgtggaaagagtttcaaatataaaagaAACCTTGACAggcacatgagagttcacactggagagaaaccttacacctgccaacagtgtggaaagagtttcaaacaTAAAATAAGCCTTGACagtcacatgagagttcacactggagagaaaccttacacctgccaacagtgtggaaagttTTTCACTGATAAAGGAACCCTTGACAggcacatgagagttcacactggagagaaaccttacaCCTGTCAACAGTGCGGAAAGTGTTTcacttataaaggaaaccttaaagttcacatgagagttcacactggagagaaatcTTACacatgccaacagtgtggaaagagtttcagacATAAAATAAGCCTCGACAGGCACATGAGAGTTCATTCTGAAGAGaaaccttacacctgccaacagtgtggaaagagtttcaaacaTAAAGGAAACCTTGACAGTCACATGAAAGTTCACATTGAAGCGAGCCCATTCGCCTGCCAACATTGTGTAAAGTGTTTCACACATAAAAGAAACCTTGACagtcacatgagagttcacgcTGTAGTAGGGGTGTAA
- the LOC137047422 gene encoding zinc finger protein 850-like isoform X4, giving the protein MAFIKEENEDLKIENVFSLKHEETEERTDQMALKEESHELNKKEEEKDLYDKHDFMTGEKSIQAKKTSSQKRAQKTGTKRYFTCQQCGRKFTGKGSLIIHMRIHTGEKPYTCQQCGKSFTHKTSLKSHMRVHTGEKPYTCQQCGKSFSEKINFIAHMRIHTGESLFTCQLCGKSFTHKGTLEVHMRVHSGEKPYICQQCGKSFKHKGTLEVHMRVHSGEKPYICQQCGKSFKHKGTLEVHMRVHTGEKPYTCQQCGKSFSEKGTLDRHIRVHTGEKPYTCQQCGKSFKQKLSLDRHIRVHTGEKPYTCQHCGKSFKQKRSLDSHMRAYTGEKPYTCQQCGKRFTDKGTLKVHMRVHTGEKPYTCQQCGKCFTDKKTLKVHMRVHTGEKPYTCQQCGKCFRHKISLDSHMRVHTGEKAYTCQQCGKYFTYKGNLNVHIRVHTGEKPYTCQQCGKCFRHKISLNRHIRVHTGKIPYTCQQCGKSFKHKITLASHMKVHIGEKPYTCQQCGKSFKHKITLDSHMKVHIGEKPYTCQQCGKCFKHKITLDSHMKVHIGMKPYICQQCGKCFCEKGALDRHMKVHTGEKPYSCQECGKSFKYKRNLDRHMRVHTGEKPYTCQQCGKSFKHKISLDSHMRVHTGEKPYTCQQCGKFFTDKGTLDRHMRVHTGEKPYTCQQCGKCFTYKGNLKVHMRVHTGEKSYTCQQCGKSFRHKISLDRHMRVHSEEKPYTCQQCGKSFKHKGNLDSHMKVHIEASPFACQHCVKCFTHKRNLDSHMRVHAVVGV; this is encoded by the coding sequence ATCAAATGGCATTGAAAGAGGAAAGTCATGAACTTAATAAAAAGGAAGAAGAGAAAGACCTTTAtgataaacatgatttcatgaCTGGAGAAAAATCGATACAGGCTAAAAAGACTTCCTCACAAAAAAGAGCTCAAAAGACAGGAACTAAAAGAtatttcacctgccaacagtgtggaaggAAGTTCACTGGAAAAGGAAGCCTTATaatccacatgagaattcacactggagagaagccttacacttgccaacagtgtggaaagagttttacaCATAAAACAAGCCTTAAAagtcacatgagagttcacactggagagaagccatacacttgccaacagtgtggaaagagtttcagtgaaaaaataaactttatagcccacatgagaattcacactggagagagctTATTCACCTGCCAactgtgtggaaagagtttcacacaTAAAGGAACCCTTGAAGTCCACATGCGAGTTCactctggagagaagccttacatctgccaacagtgtggaaagagtttcaaacaTAAAGGAACCCTTGAAGTCCACATGCGAGTTCactctggagagaagccttacatctgccaacagtgtggaaagagtttcaaacaTAAAGGAACGCTTGaagtccacatgagagttcacactggagagaagccttacacctgccaacagtgtggaaagagtttcagtgaAAAAGGAACCCTTGACAGGCACAttagagttcacactggagaaaaaccttacacctgccaacagtgtggaaagagtttcaaacaAAAATTAAGCCTTGACAGGCACAttagagttcacactggagagaaaccttacacctgccaacactgtggaaagagtttcaaacaAAAAAGAAGCCTAGACAGTCACATGAGAGCttacactggagagaaaccttacacctgccaacagtgtggaaagcgTTTCACTGATAAAGGAACCCTTAAagttcacatgagagttcacactggagagaaaccgtacacctgccaacagtgtggaaagtgtTTCACTGATAAAAAAACCCTTAAagttcacatgagagttcacactggagagaaaccttacacctgccaacagtgtggaaagtgtTTCAGACATAAAATAAGCCTTGACAGTCACATGAGagtccacactggagagaaagcttacacctgccaacagtgtggaaagtaTTTcacttataaaggaaaccttaaTGTTCACAtcagagttcacactggagagaaaccttacacatgccaacagtgtggaaagtgtTTCAGACATAAAATAAGCCTCAACAGGCACAttagagttcacactggaaagataccttacacctgccaacagtgtggaaagagtttcaaacaTAAAATAACCCTTGCCAGTCACATGAAAGTTCACATTGGAGAGaaaccttacacctgccaacagtgtggaaagagtttcaaacaTAAAATAACCCTTGACAGTCACATGAAAGTTCACATTGGAGAGaaaccttacacctgccaacagtgtggaaagtgtTTCAAACATAAAATAACCCTTGACAGTCACATGAAAGTTCACATTGGAATGAAACCTTAcatctgccaacagtgtggaaagtgtTTCTGTGAAAAAGGAGCCCTTGACAGGCACATGaaagttcacactggagagaaaccttacaGCTGCCaagagtgtggaaagagtttcaaatataaaagaAACCTTGACAggcacatgagagttcacactggagagaaaccttacacctgccaacagtgtggaaagagtttcaaacaTAAAATAAGCCTTGACagtcacatgagagttcacactggagagaaaccttacacctgccaacagtgtggaaagttTTTCACTGATAAAGGAACCCTTGACAggcacatgagagttcacactggagagaaaccttacaCCTGTCAACAGTGCGGAAAGTGTTTcacttataaaggaaaccttaaagttcacatgagagttcacactggagagaaatcTTACacatgccaacagtgtggaaagagtttcagacATAAAATAAGCCTCGACAGGCACATGAGAGTTCATTCTGAAGAGaaaccttacacctgccaacagtgtggaaagagtttcaaacaTAAAGGAAACCTTGACAGTCACATGAAAGTTCACATTGAAGCGAGCCCATTCGCCTGCCAACATTGTGTAAAGTGTTTCACACATAAAAGAAACCTTGACagtcacatgagagttcacgcTGTAGTAGGGGTGTAA